A section of the Ovis canadensis isolate MfBH-ARS-UI-01 breed Bighorn chromosome 1, ARS-UI_OviCan_v2, whole genome shotgun sequence genome encodes:
- the SERP1 gene encoding stress-associated endoplasmic reticulum protein 1 has product MVAKQRIRMANEKHSKNITQRGNVAKTSRNAPEEKASVGPWLLALFIFVVCGSAIFQIIQSIRMGM; this is encoded by the exons ATGGTCGCCAAGCAGCGGATCCGTATGGCCAACGAGAAGCACAGCAAGAATATCACCCAGCGCGGCAACGTCGCCAAGACCTCG AGAAATGCTCCTGAAGAGAAGGCATCTGTAGGACCCTGGTTATTGGCtctcttcatttttgttgtttgtggTTCTG CAATTTTCCAGATTATTCAAAGTATCAGGATGGGCATGTGA